One part of the Sporocytophaga myxococcoides DSM 11118 genome encodes these proteins:
- a CDS encoding AraC family transcriptional regulator, protein MEIRNIHQPFELDILEVSSYTAKSHKNTFFEMIFVLEGEGIQIVNEHKLPYSPDKLFLVFPEDKHSFEVKTLTKFLFIRFNHSYLKNQSKEWIQKIEYIFHNHNHLPGCMLKTVTDKPLIRALALGLICEKEKRNPNHHEVITQLINTIITIAARNITLMDVSGFIPTSSKDSVSLLNYIHENIYSPEKLRAETIADQFNISVTYISEYFKKHTGESLQQYIIHYKIKLVETRLLYTPMRLSEICDEFGFTDLSHMNKTFKKYKGVSPTEYRKTNGFE, encoded by the coding sequence ATGGAAATCAGAAATATCCATCAACCTTTTGAGCTTGATATACTGGAGGTAAGCTCATACACAGCCAAATCTCATAAGAACACATTTTTTGAAATGATCTTTGTCCTTGAAGGAGAAGGAATACAAATCGTTAATGAGCATAAACTTCCTTATAGTCCGGATAAGCTATTTCTTGTTTTCCCGGAAGACAAGCATAGCTTTGAAGTTAAAACCCTTACCAAATTTTTATTTATCCGCTTTAACCACAGCTATTTAAAAAATCAAAGCAAAGAATGGATCCAGAAAATTGAATATATCTTTCATAACCATAATCACCTTCCGGGGTGTATGTTAAAAACAGTAACAGATAAGCCTCTGATCAGGGCTCTGGCCTTAGGACTTATTTGTGAAAAAGAAAAACGCAATCCTAATCATCATGAAGTTATCACTCAACTCATTAATACTATCATTACAATCGCTGCAAGAAACATTACACTAATGGATGTTTCCGGATTTATACCTACTTCATCAAAAGATTCGGTTTCATTATTAAACTATATCCACGAGAACATTTACTCTCCGGAAAAGCTGAGAGCCGAAACCATAGCAGATCAATTCAACATTTCCGTTACATACATCAGTGAATATTTTAAGAAACATACAGGTGAAAGTCTTCAGCAATACATAATACATTACAAGATAAAACTGGTTGAAACCAGGCTTCTTTATACTCCAATGAGACTAAGTGAAATCTGTGATGAATTTGGATTTACAGATCTGAGCCATATGAACAAGACATTTAAAAAATATAAGGGTGTAAGTCCAACAGAATACAGAAAAACTAATGGATTTGAATAG
- a CDS encoding DUF808 family protein gives MASGILAILDDIAALMDDVLITSKIATRKTAGILGDDLAVNAEKATGYLSSRELPVIWAITKKSLLNKFIIIPLALLFNFIFPIAIKIILVLGGFFLAFEGAEKIVEYFFPHAEAQTEQGTETTEEDSASIEKERIKSAVRTDLILSIEIVIIALGTVLDQSLTIQILTVSVVGIIATIGVYGLVGLLVKIDDLGFKLIRDSNNKGFISRIGHFLVRLLPYIIKFLSIVGTIALLLVSGGIFIHNIEALHHLFPEVNSLIKEFVTGLVAGLLVVVLVKAGKKVFSLGKK, from the coding sequence ATGGCTTCTGGTATTCTGGCTATTTTAGATGACATCGCTGCTTTAATGGACGATGTGCTGATAACCAGCAAAATTGCAACACGTAAAACCGCAGGAATTTTAGGTGACGATTTAGCAGTAAATGCAGAGAAAGCAACAGGATACCTTTCTTCCAGAGAACTACCTGTAATCTGGGCAATTACAAAAAAATCCTTGCTAAATAAATTCATTATTATCCCTCTTGCCTTATTATTCAATTTCATTTTCCCCATAGCTATAAAAATCATATTGGTACTGGGAGGATTTTTTCTAGCCTTTGAAGGAGCTGAGAAAATTGTTGAATACTTTTTTCCTCACGCTGAAGCCCAGACAGAGCAAGGAACAGAAACTACTGAAGAAGATAGCGCTTCTATTGAAAAGGAAAGAATCAAATCGGCTGTCAGAACAGATTTAATTCTTTCTATTGAAATAGTAATCATTGCATTGGGGACAGTTTTAGACCAAAGCCTGACAATACAAATTCTCACAGTATCAGTGGTAGGAATTATAGCAACTATTGGTGTATATGGTTTAGTGGGCCTTCTTGTAAAAATAGATGATCTCGGTTTCAAGCTCATTAGAGATTCTAATAACAAAGGATTTATATCCAGGATAGGTCACTTTTTAGTTCGCTTGCTTCCTTACATTATTAAATTCTTATCTATCGTTGGCACTATTGCTCTCCTTCTGGTTTCAGGAGGCATATTTATTCATAATATAGAAGCACTCCATCATTTATTTCCGGAAGTAAATTCTCTTATCAAAGAGTTCGTAACAGGATTAGTTGCGGGTCTTCTTGTAGTAGTACTAGTAAAAGCAGGAAAGAAAGTTTTTTCATTGGGTAAAAAATAA